One segment of candidate division KSB1 bacterium DNA contains the following:
- a CDS encoding SpoVG family protein, protein MRITEINIKLREEPKLKAFVNITFENVFSVKGLKIIQSKKGLLLCMPSRKVEDGTQRDIAHPISKEFRDQMEREILAEYYRVLQQKELEPHEDNKIEEEFAVFEE, encoded by the coding sequence ATGAGAATCACAGAGATCAACATCAAGCTTAGAGAAGAACCCAAGCTGAAGGCTTTTGTCAACATCACCTTCGAAAACGTGTTTTCCGTCAAGGGGCTGAAGATCATCCAAAGCAAAAAGGGATTGCTGCTCTGTATGCCCTCGCGCAAAGTGGAAGACGGCACGCAACGGGATATCGCTCACCCCATCAGCAAGGAGTTTCGCGATCAAATGGAGCGCGAAATTCTTGCAGAATACTACCGCGTTCTGCAGCAAAAAGAGCTGGAACCCCATGAGGATAATAAAATAGAAGAAGAATTTGCCGTTTTCGAAGAATAA
- a CDS encoding sigma-70 family RNA polymerase sigma factor — translation MTDEEFVRAAQDGDYAGFDALVRKYQDRIFGICLLFLDDRNDADDAAQEVFIKAYRSLSRFKGKAQFSTWLYRIAVNHCLNLLRARRRRKMLTLFSRLRAREKLYLMETAGGEDPHMRMEQEEIEQKVAKAIESLPDDQKTALILHRYEGLSYQEIAGVMGVSVACIESRLFRAKKKLAELLGTLGKD, via the coding sequence ATGACCGACGAGGAATTTGTACGCGCAGCGCAAGACGGCGATTATGCCGGATTCGATGCACTTGTCAGGAAATACCAGGATAGAATTTTTGGTATATGCCTTCTTTTCCTGGATGATCGGAACGACGCCGATGATGCGGCTCAGGAAGTGTTCATCAAGGCTTACCGTAGTTTGAGTCGGTTCAAAGGCAAGGCGCAATTTTCGACTTGGCTTTACCGAATTGCCGTCAATCATTGTCTGAATTTATTGCGGGCGCGTCGCCGTCGGAAGATGCTGACCCTTTTTTCACGCCTCAGAGCGAGGGAAAAACTGTATCTGATGGAGACTGCAGGCGGTGAAGATCCGCACATGCGCATGGAGCAGGAAGAGATCGAGCAAAAAGTGGCAAAAGCGATCGAAAGTCTTCCGGACGATCAGAAGACAGCTCTAATTCTCCATCGTTACGAAGGCTTGAGTTATCAGGAAATCGCCGGCGTTATGGGCGTCAGCGTGGCATGTATTGAATCACGCCTTTTCCGCGCCAAGAAAAAATTGGCCGAGCTGTTGGGAACTTTGGGTAAGGATTGA
- a CDS encoding anti-sigma factor: MRSCAKYRKQLSALMDGELSSETQKSAVAHLSVCESCRRMMEEWQTLYRLIARPMTPAPPFFADKVRNRVLAQASKQPVVRLQAVQKLIVTTAAVAGIIVGILIGARLDFEASAGSLYRDAVISELFELDDALLTTAYWSFAELSQ, translated from the coding sequence ATGAGGTCTTGTGCAAAATACAGAAAGCAGCTCTCCGCTTTAATGGACGGCGAGCTGAGCAGTGAAACACAAAAATCTGCCGTTGCGCATCTGTCCGTCTGTGAGTCTTGTCGCCGAATGATGGAGGAATGGCAAACGCTTTACAGATTAATAGCTCGGCCTATGACTCCTGCCCCGCCTTTTTTTGCCGACAAAGTGCGAAACCGTGTTTTGGCTCAGGCCAGTAAACAGCCGGTCGTTCGTTTACAGGCGGTACAGAAACTCATCGTTACGACTGCAGCCGTTGCAGGCATAATAGTGGGCATACTTATCGGTGCCCGCTTGGATTTCGAGGCGAGCGCGGGCAGTCTGTACCGCGACGCCGTCATCAGTGAGCTCTTTGAACTCGACGATGCGCTGTTGACGACAGCCTACTGGTCTTTTGCCGAACTTTCACAATGA
- a CDS encoding periplasmic heavy metal sensor encodes MSSKWLIAALIFSTTINIAGIGTLIYLRLGERRPPEGYWSRSKRERPPAFMERRLRQRFHDWKEMDSLNLQYKRQMGEILQDIERQRKNVAFLLEQEPIDRKAVDEELRRLYESRLRAESLTVDQLIALKPKLSTDEWRFIIRRLETPPRRLLPIEEDISPERFYRQSKEEKVIILKRTEKP; translated from the coding sequence ATGTCTTCGAAATGGTTAATTGCAGCCTTGATTTTTTCAACGACAATAAACATTGCCGGCATCGGCACATTGATCTACTTGCGGCTTGGGGAACGACGTCCGCCCGAGGGCTATTGGAGCCGCTCCAAAAGGGAGCGGCCGCCTGCTTTCATGGAGCGCCGATTGCGGCAGAGATTCCATGACTGGAAGGAAATGGATTCTCTCAACCTACAATATAAGCGGCAGATGGGTGAGATTCTGCAGGACATCGAGCGGCAACGAAAGAACGTAGCGTTTCTGTTGGAACAGGAACCGATCGACCGCAAGGCCGTCGATGAAGAGCTGCGCCGACTTTACGAAAGCCGGCTTCGCGCCGAGAGCCTGACGGTCGACCAGTTGATTGCGCTCAAGCCTAAGCTTTCAACGGATGAATGGCGATTTATCATCCGACGATTGGAAACGCCACCGCGCCGCCTTTTGCCGATCGAAGAAGACATTTCACCAGAGCGATTTTATCGACAGTCCAAAGAGGAAAAAGTGATCATTTTAAAGCGAACCGAAAAACCGTAA
- a CDS encoding periplasmic heavy metal sensor: MTNKLFRIAFVLALFLLVQNAMAQGEPLRPFRGGQTKKVIEIQKEVIDRDLNLTDEQEKAFKKIDLSFRKETVALRNDLQIKQLELQAELSEDKPDAKKIESLIDDIAKLRAAIQKKRISAHLQKRNLLNADQRKILDRQCPWWGKPFERMHMGPARGRGPLFLNWLEKYDYDDEEEEEK, from the coding sequence ATGACTAACAAATTATTTAGGATTGCTTTTGTACTTGCACTCTTTTTGTTGGTCCAAAACGCGATGGCACAGGGCGAACCCCTACGTCCATTTCGTGGCGGTCAAACCAAAAAGGTGATTGAGATCCAAAAAGAGGTGATCGACCGCGATCTGAATCTGACCGACGAACAGGAAAAAGCGTTCAAAAAAATCGACCTCTCATTCCGTAAAGAGACGGTCGCGTTGCGCAATGATCTGCAGATCAAACAATTGGAGCTGCAGGCCGAATTGAGCGAAGACAAACCGGACGCAAAAAAGATCGAATCGTTGATCGACGACATTGCCAAGCTGCGCGCCGCCATTCAGAAAAAGCGGATTTCTGCACATCTACAGAAACGCAACCTGCTTAATGCGGATCAGCGCAAAATTTTGGACCGCCAATGTCCTTGGTGGGGAAAGCCGTTTGAAAGAATGCATATGGGGCCGGCCAGAGGAAGAGGACCGTTATTCCTGAATTGGCTGGAAAAATACGACTACGATGATGAAGAGGAAGAAGAGAAATAA
- a CDS encoding DUF362 domain-containing protein, translating into MSEKKNCHGPFHRNEKGKSDGLSRRQFVAALGAAAAGITAAACSRASLPLEPNVSAAKGPLVPPTGSLGRQGGHLAQVAVCDVADYSYQALRANIQSAVEALGGLSDICKPGDVVGIKLNMTGGDSNAKNCPKRYGVKATELYWTHPEILRVCMELFRDAGASRIIVMEAIYDNESYQKYGYRDVVEELGGDFVDLNKKSPYGSFKEVPVPSPLGRWDRYYHNQALHELDCFVSLPKAKRHYGAGVTHSLKNMVGSIPLSIYTNYNDGKEGAVGGYRASMHEMGWPTLVRNFLDICRIRPIHFAINDAIMTADNGEGPWNQGFTPARYNKLIIGKDPVAVDSISTQVIGWDPMVGDFEGCFSQDSLPGEFSGTDNYLRIAQEAGMGIYDVNLINVINATASTRVVKRG; encoded by the coding sequence ATGTCTGAAAAGAAAAACTGCCATGGTCCCTTTCACAGGAATGAAAAGGGCAAATCCGACGGTTTGTCGCGGCGTCAATTTGTGGCTGCTTTAGGCGCAGCAGCGGCGGGAATCACGGCGGCAGCGTGCAGCCGTGCATCTTTGCCGCTGGAACCGAATGTCTCTGCAGCAAAGGGGCCGCTCGTACCGCCCACTGGAAGTTTGGGCAGACAAGGCGGGCACCTTGCGCAGGTCGCCGTCTGCGATGTCGCCGATTATAGTTACCAGGCGTTGCGGGCAAACATCCAATCCGCCGTGGAAGCGCTCGGAGGCTTGAGCGACATCTGCAAGCCCGGCGACGTGGTCGGCATCAAGCTGAACATGACCGGCGGCGACAGCAATGCGAAGAACTGCCCCAAGCGCTACGGCGTCAAGGCGACCGAGCTCTATTGGACGCATCCGGAAATTCTGCGCGTCTGCATGGAGCTGTTCCGCGACGCCGGTGCAAGCCGCATCATCGTCATGGAAGCCATTTATGACAACGAATCTTACCAAAAATACGGCTACCGCGATGTCGTCGAAGAATTGGGCGGCGATTTTGTCGATCTCAACAAAAAGAGCCCCTACGGCAGCTTTAAGGAAGTGCCGGTTCCTTCACCTTTGGGCAGATGGGACCGCTACTACCATAACCAGGCGCTGCACGAGCTAGACTGCTTTGTTTCTCTGCCGAAGGCCAAACGTCATTACGGTGCGGGCGTCACGCATTCGTTGAAGAATATGGTCGGTTCGATTCCGCTTTCGATCTATACCAATTACAACGACGGCAAGGAAGGCGCCGTCGGCGGCTACCGCGCTTCCATGCATGAAATGGGTTGGCCGACATTGGTGCGGAATTTCCTTGACATCTGCCGAATTCGGCCCATTCACTTTGCCATCAACGACGCCATCATGACCGCGGATAACGGCGAAGGGCCTTGGAATCAGGGCTTTACACCGGCGCGCTACAACAAGCTGATCATCGGCAAGGATCCGGTTGCGGTCGATTCGATCTCGACGCAGGTCATCGGCTGGGACCCCATGGTGGGTGATTTCGAAGGTTGTTTTTCGCAGGATTCGCTGCCCGGCGAATTCTCGGGCACGGACAATTATCTGCGCATCGCGCAGGAAGCGGGCATGGGCATCTATGACGTCAATTTGATCAACGTCATTAACGCCACGGCCTCTACGCGGGTGGTCAAAAGAGGATAG
- a CDS encoding N-acetyltransferase yields the protein MIRRAKIKDVPQIVQLINHFAQQGQMLGRPLIELYEHIRSFVVAEADGKIVGCASLAVVWSDIGEIRSIAVHPDYQHRGYGRRMVEVLLNEARLLALPRVFCLTYKPEFFKKLGFRDVDKHELPHKVWRDCINCPKFPDCDEVALIIDVPENGNGKANPDLEN from the coding sequence GTGATACGGAGAGCCAAAATCAAAGATGTACCGCAAATCGTACAGTTGATCAACCATTTTGCTCAGCAGGGACAAATGTTGGGCAGGCCCTTGATCGAGTTGTACGAGCATATTCGTTCCTTCGTGGTCGCGGAAGCCGATGGGAAAATTGTCGGCTGTGCATCGTTGGCGGTGGTTTGGAGCGATATCGGCGAGATCCGCAGCATCGCCGTGCATCCCGATTATCAGCATCGCGGCTACGGCCGCCGTATGGTGGAAGTCCTGCTCAATGAAGCGCGCCTTTTGGCTTTGCCGCGCGTTTTTTGCCTTACCTACAAGCCGGAATTTTTCAAAAAGCTGGGTTTTCGCGATGTCGACAAGCACGAACTGCCTCACAAAGTGTGGCGGGACTGCATCAACTGCCCCAAATTTCCCGACTGCGATGAAGTGGCACTCATTATCGATGTGCCGGAAAACGGTAACGGAAAAGCAAATCCGGATTTAGAAAACTAG
- a CDS encoding aspartate aminotransferase family protein: MTTNEWIELERRVLLNTYARPDFVIDYGRGSRLYDLDGKEYLDFVAGIAVCAFGHADERSQQVLAEQAARLWHCSNLYHFMPQIKLAEFLIEHTFADKAFFCNSGTEAVEAAIKFSRKWAKEHKGAECYEIIAMKKSFHGRTYGALSATGQMHLHAGFEPMLSGFRFAEFNDAQSAAELITDKTCAVIVEPVQGEGGIYPASVEFLRELRRLCDVHNLLLIFDEIQCGFGRTGWFCAHEAYGVQPDIMVAAKPIAGGLPLGAVLVTDRVAACIKPGDHGTTFGGGPLASAVALDILQRIAEPSFLESVRQKGEHLGRRLEEARQEFPIVTETRGAGLMRALEVSIDPKILIRACEQEGLLICKTGGQAVRFLPPLNVTHEEIDEAAAKLHRALVGIGVVQ, from the coding sequence ATGACGACGAATGAATGGATCGAACTCGAACGCCGAGTTCTGCTCAACACGTATGCGCGGCCTGACTTTGTCATCGATTACGGTCGCGGCAGCCGCTTGTACGACTTGGACGGGAAAGAGTATCTCGATTTCGTCGCCGGCATTGCGGTCTGCGCCTTCGGGCATGCGGACGAGCGCTCGCAGCAGGTCTTGGCCGAGCAGGCTGCCCGATTATGGCACTGTTCGAATCTTTACCATTTCATGCCGCAAATCAAACTCGCCGAATTTTTGATTGAGCACACCTTTGCCGACAAGGCCTTTTTCTGCAACAGCGGCACGGAAGCGGTCGAAGCGGCAATCAAATTCAGCCGCAAATGGGCCAAAGAGCATAAAGGCGCAGAATGCTATGAAATCATCGCCATGAAAAAAAGCTTTCACGGCCGCACCTACGGCGCTCTTTCTGCAACCGGCCAAATGCATCTTCACGCCGGCTTTGAGCCTATGTTGTCGGGCTTCCGCTTTGCCGAATTCAATGACGCTCAATCCGCCGCGGAGTTGATCACCGATAAAACCTGTGCAGTCATTGTCGAACCGGTGCAGGGAGAAGGCGGGATTTACCCGGCGTCAGTCGAATTTTTGCGCGAGCTGCGACGTCTTTGTGATGTTCATAATCTGCTTTTGATTTTCGATGAAATTCAGTGCGGTTTCGGCAGGACCGGTTGGTTTTGTGCTCACGAAGCTTACGGCGTCCAGCCCGACATTATGGTCGCCGCCAAACCGATTGCCGGCGGGTTGCCGTTGGGAGCGGTGCTGGTAACGGACCGAGTTGCCGCCTGCATCAAGCCGGGCGATCACGGCACCACCTTCGGCGGAGGGCCGCTTGCTTCAGCCGTTGCCCTCGACATTCTGCAGCGCATCGCCGAGCCCTCTTTTTTGGAATCGGTGCGGCAAAAAGGAGAGCATCTCGGCCGGCGCCTGGAAGAGGCCAGGCAGGAGTTTCCTATTGTGACGGAAACTCGCGGCGCAGGCTTAATGCGTGCCCTCGAGGTGTCGATTGATCCCAAGATTCTGATTCGCGCCTGCGAACAGGAAGGGCTTTTGATTTGCAAGACCGGCGGCCAAGCCGTGCGTTTTTTGCCGCCTTTAAATGTTACGCACGAAGAAATTGACGAAGCGGCAGCCAAGCTTCACCGCGCGCTTGTTGGAATAGGAGTAGTTCAGTGA
- the argB gene encoding acetylglutamate kinase, whose translation MVKSWTEKQNSKAAFRLLLKIGGRAFNDKSGFAELARAVRNLKAEVILVHGGGAEISQALQNAGRGTTFIDGVRVTDREDVEIVERVLSEEINGRIAAWLEENGVACRRFSGKTFGLMIAEKTLRNGRDIGYVGEIVAVHPQPIFEALQAGLLPVVSPISATAEGVTLNVNADTAAAALAVGAACTDLVYFSDVSGVMNGSGRVLSDLSVQQAKELIAKGDITGGMVAKLESIFSALARGLKRVHITRWQGEETLEKLLFGGELEKTTLYEQRK comes from the coding sequence GTGGTGAAAAGCTGGACGGAAAAACAGAATTCCAAGGCGGCCTTTAGGCTGCTGTTAAAGATCGGCGGTCGGGCGTTTAACGACAAGTCGGGATTTGCCGAACTGGCGCGCGCAGTACGTAACTTGAAAGCGGAAGTGATTCTCGTGCACGGCGGCGGCGCCGAGATCTCGCAGGCGTTACAGAATGCCGGCCGCGGCACCACTTTTATCGACGGCGTACGGGTGACCGACCGCGAGGATGTCGAGATTGTCGAGAGGGTCTTATCCGAAGAAATCAACGGCCGCATTGCGGCATGGCTGGAGGAGAACGGCGTTGCCTGTCGCCGTTTTTCCGGCAAAACTTTCGGTTTGATGATCGCAGAAAAGACGCTGCGCAACGGCCGCGACATCGGCTATGTGGGTGAAATCGTCGCCGTTCATCCCCAACCGATTTTCGAGGCGCTGCAGGCGGGTTTGCTGCCGGTCGTTTCGCCGATTTCAGCTACTGCCGAGGGCGTCACCTTGAACGTCAACGCAGATACGGCTGCTGCGGCATTGGCCGTCGGCGCAGCCTGCACTGACCTGGTCTACTTTTCCGACGTTTCCGGCGTCATGAACGGCAGCGGCCGGGTCCTTTCTGATCTTTCGGTTCAACAGGCGAAGGAACTCATCGCCAAAGGCGACATAACCGGCGGCATGGTGGCGAAACTGGAATCGATTTTTTCCGCCTTGGCAAGAGGTTTGAAGCGGGTGCACATCACCCGCTGGCAGGGCGAAGAGACTCTGGAAAAACTGCTCTTCGGCGGCGAATTGGAGAAAACAACGCTTTACGAGCAAAGAAAATGA
- the argC gene encoding N-acetyl-gamma-glutamyl-phosphate reductase, producing MKVGIVGAVGYTGEELIKTLERHRKAELVFATSEREHGKPLSAIFPFLRRYGDLRLVTAEEATALPVDLVFLCLHAGESAGWAARFLERGAKVIDLGADFRFRSAAEYETWYQAAHPKPELLQESVYGLPEWHRQEIRAARLVGNPGCYPTSVLMALLPFAQKKLLSGRPVIVDAKSGVSGAGKKPSDTTHFVSVNENLSPYKVGHVHRHVGEMEKELACFGAPRTVIFTPHLTPVTRGMLSTIYVELTRDLSASDLLELWRQRYADEPFVRVLDGSLPTMSAAQHTNFCFLGAVTVPETRTAILFSAIDNLGKGASTQAVQNMNLMLGIEESEGLW from the coding sequence ATGAAGGTAGGCATCGTCGGCGCCGTCGGTTACACCGGCGAAGAGCTGATCAAAACTTTGGAGCGGCACCGCAAAGCGGAATTGGTTTTCGCCACCTCGGAGCGGGAGCACGGCAAACCGTTGTCCGCCATTTTTCCATTTTTGCGCAGATACGGCGATCTGCGGCTCGTCACCGCCGAGGAAGCGACGGCACTGCCGGTCGATTTGGTCTTTCTCTGCCTTCACGCCGGAGAATCAGCCGGTTGGGCGGCGCGCTTTCTCGAGCGCGGCGCCAAGGTGATCGATCTGGGAGCCGATTTTCGCTTTCGCTCTGCGGCCGAATATGAGACCTGGTATCAGGCTGCGCATCCCAAGCCTGAGCTGCTGCAGGAGTCGGTCTACGGATTGCCCGAGTGGCATCGGCAGGAAATCCGCGCGGCCAGGTTGGTCGGCAACCCGGGCTGCTACCCCACAAGCGTTCTCATGGCGCTGTTGCCTTTTGCCCAGAAAAAGTTGTTGAGCGGTCGGCCGGTCATCGTCGACGCCAAATCGGGCGTTTCCGGCGCAGGTAAAAAACCGAGCGACACCACGCATTTTGTTTCCGTTAACGAAAACCTTTCGCCGTACAAAGTCGGGCATGTCCACCGCCACGTCGGCGAAATGGAAAAGGAGTTGGCCTGTTTCGGCGCACCTCGGACGGTCATCTTTACCCCGCATCTTACACCGGTGACGCGCGGCATGCTTTCGACGATCTATGTCGAACTGACCCGCGACCTTTCCGCGAGCGATCTCCTGGAACTGTGGCGGCAGCGTTACGCGGACGAACCCTTTGTGCGCGTGTTGGACGGCTCCCTGCCGACGATGAGTGCGGCGCAACATACCAACTTTTGCTTTTTGGGTGCTGTGACGGTGCCGGAGACTCGCACGGCTATCCTGTTTTCGGCGATCGACAATCTCGGCAAGGGCGCTTCGACACAGGCAGTGCAGAATATGAACCTCATGTTGGGCATCGAGGAAAGCGAGGGCTTGTGGTGA